GCCCTGACCCAACTAGTTGGCGTAGGCAAATAAATTATACTACTTTTTTCCAGCCTGTCAGAAGAAATAAGCTCTAAACCATAGGTAGGGATTCATATGAAGACATTTTAGGAGAAACAGTTGCCCAGCCAGCAGCTGCCCAACTGACAGAGCTGAGTCATTCAATGAGAGCACCATGACCTCATTAAATGACCTTCCACCGACACACTAAAGAATTGGCTCCTCCACGGTTCCACCTTTGCATTTAGTTCAAACTTCAAACAGTGAAGTGTGGGCTAGAAAATCAACAGATTTTCCGTATGATCCGTATCCACCTATCCGTATAGAAATCCCACGTTAAGTCACATGGACCCCTCATAATTGTTGGACGGCGTGCTTTAACTTTCTAGTGATGGAATTCCTTACGTTACAGCGAGTTATGACTCTTAAAACCGGCATGTGTTCTTAATAATTATCCATCTGTATCCCCTGTTCCCACTCCCACTCGATGTTAAATTGATTCATATGCTTGAATAATGAGTTGGACAtgaatatttcaataataatgtGTTATAAAATTTTCAGGAGCATCCGTAATAGTACGGAAAGGAGGAACCTGGGTTATTTCTCCTGTGGAACTGGAAATCCCATTGATGACTGCTGGCGCTGTGACCCACATTGGCAACTTCACCGCAAGCGCCTTGCTGACTGTGGCATTGGCTTTGGACGCAATGCCATTGGTGGCCGGGATGGACGGTACTATGTGGTGACAGACCCTGGTGATTACGACGCTGTCAATCCCCGACCTGGCACTCTTCGCCATGCTGTCATCCAGGACAAGCCTTTATGGATCGTGTTCAAGCGGGACATGGTGATTAAACTGAAGCAAGAGCTGATCATGAACAGTTTCAAGACAATTGATGCTCGTGGAGTGAATGTCCACATCGCCAATGGGGCGTGCATCACCATCCAGTTTATCACCAATGTCATTATCCATGGTCTCAATATCCATGATTGCAAGCCCACTGGCAACGCCATGGTCCGAAGCTCACCTAGCCATTATGGATGGAGGACAATAGCCGATGGTGATGGCATTTCAATTTTTGGCTCCAGCCACATCTGGATTGATCACAACTCCCTCTCCAACTGCGCCGATGGCCTTATTGACGCTGTGATGGGATCCACTGCCATTACCATCTCCAACAACTACTTCACCCACCATAACGAGGTCATTTCTAATTCGCCAATGCACCAATTCGCCctttttaagtaaattaaatcaGAGAGAGGACTAAAGCTTCATTTTCATTggcattaatttaaaaaacaggTGATGCTATTGGGTCACAGTGACTCTTACACAAGAGACAAGCAGATGCAAGTGACCATTGCTTACAACCATTTCGGCGAGGGACTTATCCAGAGAATGCCAAGGTAGCCTatattataatatcatttatTCGTTTTCACTCTCTTCAAAATATCATGGATATAGTTAATCAGTAACTTGTATTAATTAACAATGCAGGTGTAGGCATGGTTATTTCCATGTGGTAAACAACGACTATACCCACTGGGAAATGTATGCTATTGGTGGAAGTGCTGAGCCCACCATTAACAGTCAGGGCAACAGATATCTTGCCCCTGCCAACCCCTttgctaaagaggtactatcaGAATAACGACAATGTGTTCATTTCTTTCTACTGTGCAATTCTCTCCCACAAACAAATAATCTCAAAACtaacaatgaaattatttatGTGAACAGGTGACAAAGAGGGTGATCACCTCTAACAGTGTGTGGAAGCACTGGAATTGGAGATCAGAGGGAGACCTTTTGCTAAATGGGGCCTACTTCACTCCATCCGGAGCTGGGGCTGCAGCCAGCTACGCCAGAGCTTCAAGCTTAGGAGCCAAGTCCTCTTCCATGGTGGGCACGATGACATCCGGTGCCGGTGCTCTCTCCTGCCGCAGAGGCCGCCAATGCTGATTACAGCTCAATCCCcatttttatgaagaaaaaatatccaatttttcctttcttttgccCCTTTTAGTGTTATAGCATTATCCAAGTTTCCACCAAATCTGTTTATCTTTGCTATATCTGTCAATCCATGTTTGACAagtgtacattttttttttttttttttttactttacaaGGTGCCATAACGTTGTCACACACCCACATGCTTATTCCACGCCTCTCACTCCCACCACATTGCTCAACCTCGGCCTGCTTCAAAGCTGGCGCGGAAGCGTTGTCAATCTCTCTGTTTCCCTTCACAACCACCCTTTACCTCCTCTATCCAACTCATTCTCATTCCTGTTGGCCTTACATTATTGATGTTGCTCTCGATTTACAGGTGTAGGGACCAAATgattctcttgttttttttttttttcctttttaatccaAGTCATACATGCATAGTTGAAAACTCAACTCCGGTGTTTGGAAAACTCTGTTACAGATATTATTTAGCATCAAGATCTTCTGCTTTTTGTCCTCCTGTTTTGTAATTATGGCTCTTGtcctttctgttttttcttctctctggGTTTCTATTCCTTTGCCCTGCATTAGACAAGctgcaaacaaaagaaacataatttgATGCATTCATCTCTTTTTACTCCTTTTCCCGGCTTCAGTTGCGTGCATAATTGGTGTTTGAATGATGACAATACCACATCATTTGCATGTGAGCTGGGGACCCACCCCATTCCTCACCTACAACACCAATGGCGTTTTGTCACGAATCCCCCGTTCCTTCATTTTGGTCTGGCATCAGACCTTTCGTGGGGtggatttgaaataaataaaaaatggaaaagaagatGATTGAGTTCAGTGCAGTCCTCACACCCTATCAtgttgaaaatagaaaaaacttaTCTTGATGGAGAGTGTCGCTTGGTGGGTTCTGATGTCCCCCACACACTCACAATGGTGTCGAGGACAAGGGCTTTCATAAATGCAAGGACTTGGGGGACATAGGATTCCATTTGAGTGTGTTTTTCACATAAGGTGGGTACTGACTACTGCTTGGCCAAAGCACAAAGGTGGACTGCGCCTTTGACTTGCAAGTGTCCTTCTTTGTAAGCTTGTGTTCATTCTCGTCACTCGTGTCAACCTCGCTTCCCCCTGTTGCTACCCCCCGGGATACTCTCTGATAATGTTTGTGTTATCACTTGAGCACTAGTCCTTTTTTCCCCCTTCATTCACCTTCAAGTGGAGGACTTTGAGGgacatttttatgatttatcaCAATTGTAGGATACGCCTTCCTCCCTTTATTCATTTGGAGAGGGGAGTGGATTCAaatctcttttatataaagagtCCCATGAGAAGATGAGGATGATGTAAACACTTTTAAAGTAAAAGTGATGCCCCAAATGAGCCCTCACTAGTTAGTGAACTTCTTCAAGAATCTTAGTCACACAGATTTTATGCTTTCGTGCTGTTGAAGACAGCCACCCCTGCGCTAACCTAAAGGGGTTGGCCCAATTTTGTAGAAATTCCAGTGAGAAACAGACATCCCATTCAATTTAATTGGGATGCCTCGGCTCTGACACGTCTCTTAAGAGGAGTACATCTGGCTCTTTCACCCATTCCAATTTAAAGGATTAGTCAATCAAATAATAGATAATGACTAGATcggtttgaaaataaatgaattgcttgCTGCCATGAGGATAAATCTAAACCCTTTAAATTATGTTCTTTCCACAGTGATCGTTTTCCCAATTATGAAGTGTGGCAATCCTACCTACATTGGACCCAGGGCCCAAGTGGTTCAGCCAATAGTGGGCCCTTGGTCCGTCCGGATCCCACAAATGAATACAAAGTTGGATCTACATTGGATCCCACACTAGTCTGCCCCATCTATCCTCTCGAGGAAAGGTTTGAAAACTCTGTAAGTGTACTTGCTAATTTTATCTTCGTTCTTTTGGAAGATTGGTTAGTTTTTATATCTTCAGAATCTTGAGATGATATCGACCAAAACAGGACATGCTCCTCATAAATTCCCTTCATTCCCCTTCCTTCATCCGGGTCCTTGGATTTTCTCATCAGGTCCTCAAACCCTGAATTTGTACTTGGTTTTTGAATAAGGAGACATGCATATGGTAATGAAATGGACACACTTTTATTGGTTCCTATTGTCCTGCCCAATGTGTCTTCATCACCAAAAGCCATCCCAACATTTAACAACTCAATCCATAACCTCAAATCAGAAATTAGTGAGTAAAAATATACAAAGCTAGACACTAAATGTAGCAGCACCCTacaagaaaattctcaaatagcTTCACTGCCCTCAAGTTCTAGCCCCGTTTTCTCTTTTGATCATATCAAAATGTGAATACTGAAAAATCAACCATATTAACACTTTGCTGGTTGAATAGttccaaaattaaatatttttttgtctaaGCCCACCTAGTTACTAAATGAGGAAGACATAGTACAGCTTTTATTAGCTAAGAAATTCAATATGAGAGGAGTAGTAATGCCAATTGCTTACtgaagagaaaaagatggagaaATTGCAACCATTGTGGGTATTCACCAAGTAGGTATGCTGGGTTTTGGTGGATGGTAGAGCAAATGCCCTCTGCTTGGCAAACCTAACAAATTTTGCAAATTTCCATTTGGTTTACAACAGTTGGATTTCATAAGAGAAGAGAATATAGGCAAACCCTTGAAAGCAACATCTTCTTCAATAGATCATAGATAATAGCCAAAAGCAAGATCTTTGTTAACATCTTAGAGGGGACAATGAAGGATAGAAAAATCAAAGTATGGAAGACAATACAAAGagaaatattttagaaattaaacaAGTTGCTAATGGGATAGGCATGTTCCCAACCTTCTAGGCGATAGATTTTACTTTATTTCACTTGTGTTTATGGCCTCTCTAGATGCACTAAACCAAAACTTACACCTTTAAAAAAATGCTCACAAGGACAAATGTTTAGTGAGATATCTAAGTATCTCTGATTGACCAAATCTTCTTAAGACTTTCTTcctgattttgttttcaaattccCAAGGATTACAAAATTCCAAGCCACTAACCATTCTCTTATGCTTTTGTCTTTTTAGTGTATATGCGTGCATGTCGGTTACTGGCATTCGCACTAATCTTTTCTGATACTCAAAAAGAATGTATGATAAGAAAACATGTGAAACCGAAAATGCAACATAGAAGAGCTGTTATCTGAATCATCTTCCACTGCTTAATGCACATTACAGAATTAAATACAAAAGTAAACAGCATTTCCCTAGTAAACAACATCTCCCTAGTTACTCTTATACTATTTTCACAATGCAAGCAAAGTGATGAAACATGATGCTAAACAGCCTCTTAATCAAACATACACATTTGTTTTGTGCATATTCCTAATATTCAGAAATACTGTGTCTAAGAGTTGAATGTCATGAATTACAAGCAGAGCACGAGAAAATTGATTCCCATTCTCAGAAATGCAACCTCCATGGGAATAAAcatcatcaccatcaccacAATTCCCTCCTTAATGAGAAACagatagtaaaataattaaaactctTAATTTGCTGAAAATGTGGAAAAATGAGGTTCAAAAGGGGGTACCAATTTCACTCCTTGTTTCACTGGGGCTGTACAAAGCAGACCTGTTCCTTGGTCTATTCTCCTCCAACTGCTTCACAACCTCATCCATTGTGGGTCTAACTGAAGCTACAGGAGCACAGCAACCCATTGCAAGCTTCAATGCTTGAACCAACCCTTCCTCCATTGGACTCCTTATTCCCTTCAAAACTTCCACATCGAAAACCTCCATGGTGGTCTCCTCTAGAACAGCCACTTTGACCATTGAGGGCAAATCCACGAAATCACcacttcttccatttttcccaGGCTTCTTTCCTATCAATATCTCCAACAACAGTATCCCAAATGCATAAACATCTGTCCTGGAATTGcatttcttcatcttttgaaGCTCTGGTGCCTTGTAACCATCAGTTTTTGCAAGTGCCACCATTTCATCTGCTACAGATGGAACCATTACTTTGTCAAGCCCAAACTCGGTAAGCCTGGCCACAAAAAATTCGTCTATAAGTACATTCTTGGATCTCACATTCCCATGAGTAATAGGTGCTTCAACTGTATGAAGAAATGCT
Above is a genomic segment from Vitis riparia cultivar Riparia Gloire de Montpellier isolate 1030 chromosome 7, EGFV_Vit.rip_1.0, whole genome shotgun sequence containing:
- the LOC117919438 gene encoding probable pectate lyase 8, which gives rise to MAVSLRWFSLCSLLVLVLFLRVNADELQKLRVEEKPEQLQSLENSTMAERLDKSEGWNERNEHAVENPEEVASMVDMSIRNSTERRNLGYFSCGTGNPIDDCWRCDPHWQLHRKRLADCGIGFGRNAIGGRDGRYYVVTDPGDYDAVNPRPGTLRHAVIQDKPLWIVFKRDMVIKLKQELIMNSFKTIDARGVNVHIANGACITIQFITNVIIHGLNIHDCKPTGNAMVRSSPSHYGWRTIADGDGISIFGSSHIWIDHNSLSNCADGLIDAVMGSTAITISNNYFTHHNEVMLLGHSDSYTRDKQMQVTIAYNHFGEGLIQRMPRCRHGYFHVVNNDYTHWEMYAIGGSAEPTINSQGNRYLAPANPFAKEVTKRVITSNSVWKHWNWRSEGDLLLNGAYFTPSGAGAAASYARASSLGAKSSSMVGTMTSGAGALSCRRGRQC